In Hahella sp. HNIBRBA332, the genomic window TAAATGTCATGAATTGAAGGGAACGCCCGGTGCGGCAGGGCGCCGAGCGTGGATAAGAAATTAAGACAATGGCTTATTCGGTCTCACGGGGTTCGTATATGCGAATTACGGTCGAGTATGTAACATCAGAGCCATAACGTGATTCAAACTCTTTATTAACTGCCTCAGCCAAACCTTCATAGCTGATATGGCCAAACAAAGATTCCACTTTATACGGCGAACGAGACTCTAATCGAATATTTTCCGCGCCCTCCAAGCCACACTTCCATGGGTTGCTCAAGTCTTCCTGCTTTAATTTGTGCAGTATCTGGACGGCCGGACCATTTAGCAGAAAACCGTTTTTCTCGGATATATGAGTTATTGCCACTTTACCCTCTCCTACCGACGTTATCACAAAGGGCGCATCTATAGTGGGATAGAAGTGATAGCCGTTAGCGCCAGCATATAGTGCGCCTTTTTCATCCATACAAAAATCAATATCTTTAACGTAGACAGACTCGCCAAGTTTCAGTTCAGGAAACAGCGAAACCCTATCCAGATGTATAAAGCTATACTCAACATTATTTTCGACTTGGAACTGTGCGGATGCAGTAGTGGATATTGCTAAAAGTAGCCCTGCTAGTGTTTTGGTCATACTGACTTCTCCTTTTTAATAAATATTCCTCACCTGTCCAGGTGAAGGTGGATCATACCCACTATTAGATATTTTTCATACTAATCAATTACCTGAACTGAAAATCATAATTACCAAAACGACAAAACAGGCTTGTCAGGCGTCCTGTATTCCTATACTTTCGCCTCACTCGTCGCATTGCTTTATATACAAGCGCAAGGACCATTTTTATTTGTACAGAAAGGAGTCTGACCTGCCTTTTTTACGCCTGTTATATGTTCTGGAACACATGCTTTTTATTGCTGAGATATATCGTCAATAGATTTCGATTGGCGGAGTATTTCCTATCTCGATTGATTTTCAACCAAGGAGTTGTTGAATGAAGTACTCACCTTTGTGTTTGTTGTTTCCCTTAGTCTTGTTGACGGCCTGCGGTGGAGGTGGAGGCGGTGGATCGAATGACTCCCCGCCACCCGCCAGCGCCTACCAAGATTGCGATCTTTCAGGTTATAAAACACTGTCGGGCAATGGATACCCAGCTAATTATTTCTCCGGCCACTCTTACTCGCAAAAGTCTTGGTCGAATGGGGACTTCGACTGGTACCCTCTGCAACTCAACATTGTAGAAGAATCCACTACGTTCGGGCATGGCCTCAACACGAGCGAGCAGACGTCAGACGTTTGTCAGGCAGTGGCGACGAAACTGCTGGGCAAATTCCTTCAACCCAGCCAGAGTCTACAGAGACAACTCGAAGTAGAGCTATTCTTCGAGGGGTTTAATTATGAAACCACTTTATCCAGCACCGATGTGGAGGATAAAAAAATCTCAGCAATACAACCCAGGCTGGCGCTGCATTTAGACCTGCTCAAAAAAGAGTCTATTGATGAATATCTGGTGCTGGAATCCGAATCGTTGAACGCCTCAGCGCCGGTATGTAAGAAGCCTTTCACCGTATTGACGGAGTGGAGAGAAGGCAGTGAGCCTAACGTTGATAGAAAGACTGAAACTTATGGCGCTGACGGCAAAGTGTATACGCTTACTCATGCCGCCAAGTTTACCGGCGACGCCTGCACTTTTGATATTTCCGGGCGAATCGCGGTTGATGGTAGAGAGGAGCCTGTAGCCATACAAGCATCCGCAGAGCTGGAAAAGAAAGTCAGTGAATCGGGTTATGATCGGGGCTACACACTTCATATTCACAGTATGAAAATATACTGAACCTCATATCCCCAATTCATGCAGATGATGGCCGACTTGTATCGGCCATCGTCTTGTTACTGATCAAATCAACGAATCACCAGATAAAAGGCGCCGCCGCCCCGCTGCACCAGAAGGAGCAATTTGGTCTCTCCGGCGTCCACCACTTTTTGCAGGTCGCTTACGGAATTTACCCGGCGATTATTAGCGCCGATGATGACATCGCCAGGACGCAGACCGCTATAGGCGGCGTTTGAGTTGGGCGCCAATCCTATCACCACTACGCCTGAGCCGTCTGGATTATCTTCAAACGAGGCGCCTTCCAGCAGCTTGTGGATACGGGTCTCGCCTGCAATGCTGTTAGGCGGCTCCTGCAATGTCACTTTCACGACCTCTTCATCGCCCTCACGCAAAATAGTCACACGCAGCTTGTCGCCGATTTTGCGCTGGCCGATCTGACTGCGCAGATGGCCTGCGCTACGCGTGGGCTTGTCGTCAATGGCGATGATGATATCTCCCGTCTTCAAACCGCCCTTCTCCGCCTCAGACCCTTTGGCGACACTGGTGATCAGAACACCACGCTGGCCGTTACGCAGCTTGAAGGCCTGACGCAAATCCGGCGTGATGTCCTGAATCCCCACGCCCAGTTGCCCGCGTTTTACTTCGCCGTGCTCAATGATCTGGTCGATGCTGGCCTTGGCCATGTTAATAGGAATGGCGAATCCGATGCCGACATTGCCTCCGGTCGGCGCCAGGATAGCTGTATTAATGCCAATCAATTCGCCGCGCAGGTTAACCAGCGCGCCGCCGGAGTTGCCGGGGTTGATGGAGGCGTCGGTCTGAATAAAGTCTTCGTAACCTTCAATGCCCAGTCCTGTGCGTCCCAATGCGCTGACGACGCCGGTGGTGACGGTTTGGCCCAGTCCGAAGGGGTTGCCGATTGCGACCACGAAATCCCCGACCTCCAGCCTGTCCGAGTCCGCCATCTTCACCTCGCTCAGATCATCCGCCTCAATTTTCAGAACGGCGATATCGGCGTCAGGGTCGCCTCCCAGCACTTCCGCCTTCAGGGTACGGCCATCCGTCAACGATACATGCACCTCATCCGCCCCTTTGATGACGTGGTAGTTGGTGACCACCGTGCCATTATCTTTATCGACGATGACCCCGGAACCGGCGCTTTGCTGGCGACGTTGCTCGCGAGGCCGCCGGTTGTCTGGAATATTGAAGAAATGACGAAAGAAAGGATCTTGCATTAAAGGGCTGTAGGATTCCTGCCTGGCGTAGGTCGCGATGTTGACGACAGCGGGGTTCACTTCCTTGAGCATGGGCGCCAAGGTGGGCAAGGGCTGCCCCTGTGAGTCGGCCAGTGGCAGCGCGGCGGCGCTGGAGGCCGCCCAGCCGACGCAGGCTGCCAGTACACATAATCTCAATCCACTCAGGGTTTTACCCATCAACATGTATCTTTCCTCCGCTGGGCGCAGACGGGCCGACGACGAACGCATGCCTCACGACCTGACAGCGCGTTTGAAAATGTCCTTAGTTATAACGTCCTATGAGATGGGAGCGGTTTTGTCATAAATCCGGGTTAGATTTACAATCGCGGCTCTCTGTCACGTATGCTTCCATAACCTGCCCAACGCGGATATTACCAGAGTATGAAATTTTCTAAATCAGCGCCTAATGGACTGAATACTATTACCTTTTGCTGCGCCTTGACGCTGGGCGTCAACGCCCTGCCCGCTCAGGCCCAGTTGCAAGAAAAAGATCAGGATGAAACTGAAACCTGCGTGTTCAAAGCGCTGACCCAGGGCCCTGGCGATATGACCATCGATGAGCTGAAAAGCCGTTGCGGTATAGAGATTCCGAAAATTCCTGAAGACGCCAGCCCCACAGTGAAAAATGGAGAAAGCGTTATCGCCGAACGCATTATGCGGGAGCAGCTTTCCAGCAACAGCCGCAGTGTGATCACCCCGCACCTGCGTAACTACCTGATGCCGGTGTCCTATCTGAAAAACCCTAACAGCGAACCGTTACGCGAGGCTTACGACCTTGGGGAAGATGCGGAACTGGACAACCTGGAGGCGAAGTTTCAAATCAGCCTGAAAGTGCCTCTGGCGCAAGGAACTTTCATCGACTCGGACGCCATATTTTTCGGCGTGACCCTCAAGTCCTTCTGGCAAGTGTACAACCACGATTATTCCGCGCCATTTCGGGAGACCAATTACGAGCCGGAAGTTTTCTGGATTGCGCCGGTGGATTGGACCTTTTCCACCGCTGATTTCAGTCTGCTGGCGGTTGGCTTCAGCCACCAGTCCAATGGCCGCTCGCAACCACTGTCGCGGAGCTGGAATCGCATCTACGCCAACTTCATCTGGGAGCATAACCGCTTCGTTTTCAGTCTGAAGCCCTGGTGGAGGATTCCAGAGGACCAGAAAAAGGACAGACTTGATCCTAAAGGCGACGACAATCCCGATATCGACGACTACATGGGGCACTTCGAATTCACCACCGCCTACCGTTGGGATAACTACGAAGCCAGTCTCATGCTGCGCAACAATCTGCGCGAAGATAACAAAGGCGCGGTGGAGCTAGGGTTTACCTTCCCATTATGGAAGCGGCTGCGTGGTTACGTGCAGTACTTCAATGGCTACGGCGAAAACCTGATGGACTATAACGCGTCAGTGGAGCGCATCGGCATCGGCGTGTTACTGACGGATCTGCTCTGACCACACGCTCCGCAGCATTCCGTCAATTGGCGAGCAGGCGGTCGAACATCTTTTCCAGTTCCGCCTGCCGGTCATAATGGGAAATCTGGTATTGGGGCTCCAGAGCGCTCGACAAGTCCTCGCCATAACGAGCCAGGCCACGTAGTGACTCCAGAGCGTTCTGCGCCTCTGCAAGAGAGGCGTTGTCCTGCAAACCGGCCTGCGTCAGCGCAGCGGCGCTCTCTCCCGGGGAGGGGACGAGCAAACGCCATTCGCCTCGGCTGTATGGCGCTATCGGTTCTCCCCGCCACAATCCTGGCGCGTCCAGGCCGAACGCCAGCAGTCGCAGCCAGCCCTGCTCCGGCGCAAAGACGCGCAGCCCCCTCGGAGACAGACGCCAGGGGCTTTGATTATCCACTTGCACCACCAGCTCGCCCTGTCCGATAACTTCATCGTACAGACGCTTATCCACGCTGATATGCGTGCGTCCACCCACCATCAACTGGCGCACGGAGCTGATATCGATAAATTTATGCAGGCCCAGCAGGTTGTAAGCAGGATAGGTGACAGCGACAACACCTGTTTTGAGGCCACGCCAGCGCGGCGTCTCCGCCGCCTTGCCCAGCAAGCCGATCAGGCCAAGGATCACCGCGAATGCAATAAAAAACTGCGTGGTGCGACGGCCGTACAGATTGGGAAAAATCACGCCGACTGCGCAAAATACAGCGAACGCCAGCCACCATAAAATCGCCGTCGGCGTCACCCAGCCGAATGGCAGCGCCAATACGCCAATCGCCGCCAGGATGGCGACGCCGGCGAAGACAAAACGTCGGGAACGAAGGTGAGAGGTAAGCGTTTTTTTAACGTCGGGGCGTACGACCCGCACCGCCCGGTTCATCGCTTTAGGTTCGGCAACGACGCCATTGCCGGCCTTAAAAGGCGATGGCTGCGGTTGCGGCTTTGGTTTAGGGGAGGATTTTTTCAGTTGCAGGTTCCAGAACTTATGCTCCAGCCCCTGTCTGCACAGGCTATCGACAATTCCCTGGTTAATGGCGTCGTGAATCCCGCTGTCTTTGTCCGGCCCATCTGGCGCATCAAGCAGCACCACGCCCAAGCGCTCCTGCAACTGTTCGCCCAATTTGCGCCAGACTGATTCCACCTGCGCCATCGCCGTCTGCAACTCTTCCGAATCCGCCGCCCGGTTGTTGCTCATCGCCCTGCCGATCAGCTCATTCTGCAAGCGCGTCCAAAACGCCCGCCAGGCCGACGGCGACAGGATGTCATCCACCGTTCCCCGGGACTTTATAAATTCTTCGATCTGCGCTTTTTCCATTCCGTCGTAATCCGCCGTCACCTATCGTTTGTTCGGCACAAGGTCTCGTTGATCTTAGTCGCGCTGCAATCAGAGCGCATGGATTTAAAGGGTTCCGCCGGACAGCGTCGGGGACGGAGTTTTCTTATCGGCTCGATTGGCGGAATCATCCGGGGCGGCGTCAGGAGTCATGCCCCCGGCCATCAGCACCCGGCGCAGGCTGTTCACTGACTGCTCCGCCTGCGCCAGCGCCCCTTTCGCGTATTTCTGCAACCAATGACGGAACAGACGCTCCTGCTCCGCTTTACGCTGTGCGGAAAAAGCGTCTTTTTGACCTTTATCCCGGCTCAGCCGGTCATAGTATTGCTCCATCGCCAGTAAATTATCGGCGATCTCTTTCTCGACCTGCTCGTGCGCCTCTTCAATTTTGCCCCGCAACTTGCCTTTCGCCGCCGTGGCGTCGTGCAGGTCCAGCAATGCTTCCGTTTGCGCCAGTTTGTTGAGCAGGTAGCCATCGTACTCCTGTACGCACTCCAACCGCTCACGCAGTTCTTCTTCGCCTGATTCCGCGAACGCCAGCAGATATTCTTCACAGCCGAAGGCATCCGGCGACTTCACGCCAAAGCGCTCCGTTTGCTGCAGCAGATAGTCATACTGCGCCTGTAAACGCAGCGCTTCATTGGTTTCATCCCGCCACACGCGCCGATACAGCGCCTGCTCCCACTGCAGCTTCTGCGCCCGCGCCTGTTTATCCAGTTCAGCCACCCTTCTGCTGTGAGCGACGTCTTCCCGCGCCATATCAGAACGCACTCGCAGCGCCTGTTGGGTCAGGGCGTCGCGACGCCCTGGCTCCAGCATGGGATCCAACAGGCCAGCGTCAAAGCTGGCGAGAATCGCCTTGAGCTTGTCCCGATACACAATGGGCGTATGCGTGCTTTTATAGACATCCAGCTTTTCGCGGATAGGAGATAGAGATAAGTGATGCGCTCTGGCGATGACGTCGAGCTGGCTGAACACACGTGTCTCCAGCGCTCTAATTTCTTCAAATGGATAGAATTCGGCAGCCCAGCGGCGCAAACCGGACAAGTCCCAATTCATCTTGGCGATACGCACGCGGGTCGGTTTGAAGCCTTTGCGCACCACGCCTTTGGCCTGTTCTTCCGTCAACCACAGACGACCGTCTTCGCCAGGCGTCCAAAGCAGATTGCTCCAGTTGAGCTGATGAGGCAGCGATAGAGACCAGTCGCCTCCGCCCGGTTTCGCCATGCCCGGGTCCACATCAAGACAAACCGGTTGTTTGAACGCATTGCTGGGTCCGCAAAGATAGACAGTCATGTCATAAGGCAGGATAGTGGCGGCGACCTCCGGCGGTATGCTGTCGCCCTGAATGCCGGCGCCCAGCTCGGCGTCCACCAGCCCGGGCTGCGCCTTCCACTTGATGGAACCGCTTACGGCGGGACCGCTCAACAACGGATACAACTCCCAGCGCAGGGAATACGTCATGGGGCGCAAGCCGTCTTTGTCTTGGTGTTCCCCGGAGATCTCGCCTTTATGGCCATAGGGAGAAACAGAAGGCGCCGCCGCCAGGGGCGCAGTGAACATAAGTAGGATAAGCGCCGACCACCAATGTTTATTCAAAGCGCCAACCATGAAAAATTCTCATTGCCATTCCTGTTGATGACCCGATTTACACGTTACATCCATTTGCTCGGTCTTCCCCTGACCGTCAAGCGAACAGCGATCTCTTAACGGTGGGCTTCAGCCGGTGTGTGATTGTGCATAATCCTAAAAAAATAGTAATCCCGCCTTGCACTTAGGCCGAATGCCCGAGCTGGAGTCGACGACGCCCTCCCTCAGTTTATACCTCTATTTACTGACTATATTGCCAAAATGCGGAATTGAACAGATAATGGCCTCCGATTTACGGCGACCGAACGGTTTCCATGCCGATTTCCCGGTCGTCGCCCAAGCAGATTTATCTATCAAACCATCCAGAGTTAGCGCTGGTTGTTGTGCACGGAGTGTGTGGCAATGAGTGTGGACAACCCCTGTTTGTCCTGTGGCGCCTGTTGCGCCAGTTTTCGTGTGTCTTTTTATTGGGCAGAGGCGGATGCCGAGTCCGGCGGTGTAGTGCCGCTGGAGTTCACGGAGAAGCTGAATCCCTGGCGTAGCGTGATGATTGGCACCAATCAGCCGCAACCCCGTTGTCGCGCGTTATGCGGCGATATTGGCGGCTATACGACCTGCTCCATTTACGAACAAAGGCCCACTCCCTGCCGGGAGTTCGAAGCCGGTTCAGAGGGCTGCCTGAAAGCCAGGGCGAAGCATGGCTTGCCTTTGGACTTTCCCGACTGGCGGGCGGCCTGACACTGGCGCCCGCACATCGTTTTCGAGTAGGGCCTTAGCGCAGTCGACCGGCGCAATCCGCGCACTCCCGCACTTGCACGCGTTTGGTGAATGCTGGCGGCGCGCCGCTATGAAAGGCGTCGCTTTCACTCAGCCTCCGGTAGACGGCCACATCGTAGATCAATGGGTATTGCTTCGCTGATGTCGCATAGCCAGCGCAGTCGCCATCGCTGCGAAAAACGCAAAACTCAAATTGATAGGCGCGCGGCCGCACCAGCTCCACCTTTTCCTTCAACAGGCAAACCCGATCGCTGTCGCTCAGGCTGCCGGTCACTGCATAGCTATTGCAGATTTCCGCGGTCCCGCCATACAGATACTCCACGCCATCCGCTCCAACAAAACGGCTGACTTCATTCACTCTGGCGAATATTAACTGCGAGCCCACGCCATTCGAAGATTTGGCGTGAAAGGTCACCACCGGCATATCCGGCGAATAGAAACGGTTCCGATAGATATCGCCCCAGTCCGACTGAGGGCCCAATTGCGCGGAAGCCAGCGCGGGAAACAGCGCCAGCATTAAGGACAGCAGTATTTTCATACAGGTTCTCCCCGGGGATTACGATGATCAACAGAGGAAACCGGCCCGGACGCGAGGCCCAGAGCCTTAACCACGTCTGCCGTGGTTAGACTCCGGTCAAAGAGGAAAGTTCATTGAAAGCGAATAATTTATCGCATTAAGGTCCTGTCAGGGAGTTTTGACGCCACAGCCTTTCAGGATGATGCGGATGAGGTTATCCGCGGCGAAGTCGAAATCCTTGGAGGTCAGCTTTTTGCGTCCCAGCACCGCTTCGATCTGGGTGCTGAAGTCCGCGTAATGCTGCGTTGCGCTCCAAATCAGGAAAATCAGGTGTTCCGGGGAAATGGGGTCGATTTTACCCTGATCGATCCAGGACTGGATCACCGCCGATTTTTCCCTGACCCATTGGCGGTTATTGGATTTCAGATATTTGCCCAGCGTAGGCGCCCCACTGATTATCTCCGTCGCGAAGATCTTGGAGGCCAGTGGATGGGTTTTCGCCAACATTACCTTGGAGCGGATATAACGTCCCAGGGCGTCCGCCGGACTGTCTTCCGGGCGGATGGCGTCAAAGGCGGAGTTCCAGAGTTCGACGATATCGCTCAATACCGCCAGATAAAGGTCGTGCTTGCTCTTGAAGTAATAGTGAACGTTAGCCTTGGGCAGCCCCGCGGTGTCTGCAATCTGCTGAACTGTCGCGCCTTTGAAACCGTGGCGGGCGAATTCAATTTCCGCCGCCCGCAGAATAAGCATTTCATTCTTTTGCCTGATACGGCCCGGATTCTCCACACGGTTTGTTTTCAATACCATAGTCGCCCTAACCATCCCCTGCTGCTTAATGGGTGAACAGTTCGCGGGCCGCCGCGACAACGGCGACGACGCCCACGGTTAACTCACTGAATTAACGTATTGTTCATGTTATGGCGTCAACTGCAAGCGGCTTGGCGCAAACGCAGCGCCGCAGCGGTATGTTCCGCGCGCAATCGAGCCATATCCACATCCACAAGAACACTGTTTTTGACGCGCCAGCGCCCGGCCACCATCACCGCGTCCGCCTGATGGGCGCCGCACAACACCAACGCCGCCAAAGGATCGCCAGCACCGGAAAAGCGGTTGTCATCCAGCTTGAACAGCGCCAGATCCGCCTGCTTGCCGACGCCAAGCACGCCCAGTTCAGGACGTTTGAGCAGCTTCGCCGAGCCCTTGGTGGCCAGGTCCAGCGCCCATTGATGAGTAATTTGGCCTGGCGCATAGCGTAAGCGCTGTATCAGCAGCGCCTGACGTACTTCCTGAATCATGTTGGAGCAATCGTTGGAGGCGGAGCCATCAACCGCCAATCCCACCGGGGCCCCGCGTTGTTGCAGGTCCAGCGTCTGGCATACGCCAGAGCCAAGCAGCATATTGGAGCTGGGGCAATGCGCCACGCCTACGCCGCGCCGCCCGAGTTCGTCCATTTCTTCGTTGGTGAAGTGAATGCCGTGGGCCAGCCAGACGCCTTCGTGCATCCAGCCCACTTCAGCCAGATACTCCACCGGCCGCACCCCATATACCCGAATGCAGAAGTCATTTTCATCCTCGGTTTCCGCCAGATGGGTGTGCAGCAAAACGCCTTCCCGGGAGGCCAGATGATTGGTTTCCTGCATGAGTTCACGAGTCACGGAGAAAGGCGAGCAAGGGGCCAGGGCGATCTGCAGCATGGAGCCGTCATTAGCGTCATGGTAGGCGCGGATCAGGCGCAGACTGTCATCCAGGATCGATTGCTCGTCCTGCACCACGGACTGAGGCGGCAGGCCGCCGTCTTTTTCACCCAGACTCATGGAGCCCCGCGTCAATACTGCGCGGATGCCCATCTTGCGCACTGCTTCCGCCTGAATATCGATAGCGTTGTCGATCTGCATGGGAAACAGATAGTGATGATCCGCCGCCGTGGTGCAGCCTGACAATAAGAGTTCCGCTGACGCCATCTCCGTGGCCAGCCGCACCATGTCCGCATCCAAATGCGCCCATACTTTGTACAGGCTCTGCAGCCAGGGGAACAAGGGCTTGTTCAAGGCGTCGGGCAGCGCCCGCGTCAAGGTCTGATAGAAATGATGATGGGTGTTGATCAAGCCCGGCAGCAATACATGCTGCGACGCGTCGAAGGTTTCGTCGTAAGGAGTAGAAGGCGCGCCGCCAGCGGCCACCAGCTCAACGATTTGCGAGCCGCGCGTCACCACGCCGCCGCCAGCGTCGCAGTCCGCTTCCTGGCCGTATATCGCCAGCGGATTCTTTATCCAGAGAGTCGTCATCAGATCACCCGTATTTTGATCGCCCTAAATACCAGGCGCCGGAAACACCGGCGCCGGGGCCATCATAAGTTAAAGCAGGACGGGCGCCTACTTGGGAAGCTCTCCTTCCACGCCTTCCACATACCAGTTCAGGGAGAGCAGATCTTTATCGCTCATCACTTCGCCAGCGGGGACTTTGATCGCGCCGCTTTGATCTTTGACTGGTCCCTGGAACGGATGCAGTTTGCCGTCGATAATCGCCTGCTTGCGCTCTTCAACCAGTTTGACGACATCCTCTGGAATCGCCGAATTCAAGGGTGCCAACGCCGTCGCGCCGCTCGCCAGACCGCCCCAGAAGTCGGTTGAAGCCCAGGAGCCGTCCATCACAGACTTCACTTTCTCCAGATAGACCGGCCCCCAGTTGTGGGTCGCCGCAGTCAGATGAGCGTCTTTGCCGTACAGAGACATATCGGAGTGATAGCCGAACGCATACACGCCTTTGGCCTGCGCCGCCTGGATAGGTCCTGGGGAATCCGTGTGCTGATTAATGATGTCTGCACCCTGCAGAATCAGGGTTTCCGCGGCTTCCCGCTCTTTCGCCGGATCGTACCAGGAACTGACCCACACCACTTTCACCACCGCTTTCGGATTGACGCTGCGCAGGCCTTGCGTGAAGGCGTCAATGCCGCGCACCACTTCAGGAATGGGGAAAGAGCCGACATAGCCGATGATATTGGACTTGGTCATCTTGCCGGCGATAACGCCGGTCAGGTAACGGCCTTCATAAATACGGTCGAAGTAAGTGCCTACATTCTTCGCACGTTTGTAACCGCTGGCGTGTTCAAATTTAACTTTGGGAAACTGCTTGGCCACTTTCAGGGTTGGATTCATGTAGCCGAAGGAAGTCGTGAAGATCAGATCGTTACCGGACTTGGCCAACTGACGAATCACGCGCTCTGCGTCCGCGCCTTCCGCCACACTCTCGACATAGGTGGTTTTCACTTTGTCGCCGAGTTGTTCTTCAACGTATTTGCGCGCATTGTCGTGGGAGTAAGTCCAACCCGCATCGCCTGTGGGTCCGACATAGACAAAACCGACCTTGACTGGTTCTGCGGCGGACACCGACTGCGCCGACATAAACAGCGCCAGAGCCACGCCTGCGACTTTGGCGAAGCGCTGCGCCAACGATTTTTTTTCTTGCTTCATACAATGTAACCCCTTCAGCAGGATAGTTTTTGAGTTATCCGCAGCTCCTTGCGCATCGCCAGACCCAGGCCTTCCGGGCCTGACGCGTAATCCGTCAATCTTTAGTCCACCGGGTGAAACGGTTTGCCCAGCGATACCGGGGCATAGAGTTTCACCCTGGCTTTATCCGAGGACAGCATCACCAGCACCACGATGGTCGCCAGGTACGGCATAATCGCCAACAAATTCGGCGATACCGAAAAGCCCAGTCCCTGCGCCACCAGATGCATAATGCTGAAAGCGCCGAACAAGTAGGCCCCCAGCAATACCCTCTCGGCTTTCCAACTGGCGAACACCACCAGCGCCAGCGCAATCCAGCCGCGCCCGGCGGTCATGTTCTCCGCCCATAGCGGGGTGTAGGCCAGCGATAAGTAGGCCCCCGCCAATCCCGCCATAGCGCCGCCGAACATGACCGCCAGATAGCGAATCCTGAACACAGGCAGCCC contains:
- a CDS encoding DegQ family serine endoprotease; translated protein: MLMGKTLSGLRLCVLAACVGWAASSAAALPLADSQGQPLPTLAPMLKEVNPAVVNIATYARQESYSPLMQDPFFRHFFNIPDNRRPREQRRQQSAGSGVIVDKDNGTVVTNYHVIKGADEVHVSLTDGRTLKAEVLGGDPDADIAVLKIEADDLSEVKMADSDRLEVGDFVVAIGNPFGLGQTVTTGVVSALGRTGLGIEGYEDFIQTDASINPGNSGGALVNLRGELIGINTAILAPTGGNVGIGFAIPINMAKASIDQIIEHGEVKRGQLGVGIQDITPDLRQAFKLRNGQRGVLITSVAKGSEAEKGGLKTGDIIIAIDDKPTRSAGHLRSQIGQRKIGDKLRVTILREGDEEVVKVTLQEPPNSIAGETRIHKLLEGASFEDNPDGSGVVVIGLAPNSNAAYSGLRPGDVIIGANNRRVNSVSDLQKVVDAGETKLLLLVQRGGGAFYLVIR
- a CDS encoding phospholipase A produces the protein MKFSKSAPNGLNTITFCCALTLGVNALPAQAQLQEKDQDETETCVFKALTQGPGDMTIDELKSRCGIEIPKIPEDASPTVKNGESVIAERIMREQLSSNSRSVITPHLRNYLMPVSYLKNPNSEPLREAYDLGEDAELDNLEAKFQISLKVPLAQGTFIDSDAIFFGVTLKSFWQVYNHDYSAPFRETNYEPEVFWIAPVDWTFSTADFSLLAVGFSHQSNGRSQPLSRSWNRIYANFIWEHNRFVFSLKPWWRIPEDQKKDRLDPKGDDNPDIDDYMGHFEFTTAYRWDNYEASLMLRNNLREDNKGAVELGFTFPLWKRLRGYVQYFNGYGENLMDYNASVERIGIGVLLTDLL
- a CDS encoding YkgJ family cysteine cluster protein, with product MSVDNPCLSCGACCASFRVSFYWAEADAESGGVVPLEFTEKLNPWRSVMIGTNQPQPRCRALCGDIGGYTTCSIYEQRPTPCREFEAGSEGCLKARAKHGLPLDFPDWRAA
- a CDS encoding TetR/AcrR family transcriptional regulator translates to MVLKTNRVENPGRIRQKNEMLILRAAEIEFARHGFKGATVQQIADTAGLPKANVHYYFKSKHDLYLAVLSDIVELWNSAFDAIRPEDSPADALGRYIRSKVMLAKTHPLASKIFATEIISGAPTLGKYLKSNNRQWVREKSAVIQSWIDQGKIDPISPEHLIFLIWSATQHYADFSTQIEAVLGRKKLTSKDFDFAADNLIRIILKGCGVKTP
- a CDS encoding 8-oxoguanine deaminase, producing the protein MTTLWIKNPLAIYGQEADCDAGGGVVTRGSQIVELVAAGGAPSTPYDETFDASQHVLLPGLINTHHHFYQTLTRALPDALNKPLFPWLQSLYKVWAHLDADMVRLATEMASAELLLSGCTTAADHHYLFPMQIDNAIDIQAEAVRKMGIRAVLTRGSMSLGEKDGGLPPQSVVQDEQSILDDSLRLIRAYHDANDGSMLQIALAPCSPFSVTRELMQETNHLASREGVLLHTHLAETEDENDFCIRVYGVRPVEYLAEVGWMHEGVWLAHGIHFTNEEMDELGRRGVGVAHCPSSNMLLGSGVCQTLDLQQRGAPVGLAVDGSASNDCSNMIQEVRQALLIQRLRYAPGQITHQWALDLATKGSAKLLKRPELGVLGVGKQADLALFKLDDNRFSGAGDPLAALVLCGAHQADAVMVAGRWRVKNSVLVDVDMARLRAEHTAAALRLRQAACS
- a CDS encoding BMP family ABC transporter substrate-binding protein, whose translation is MKQEKKSLAQRFAKVAGVALALFMSAQSVSAAEPVKVGFVYVGPTGDAGWTYSHDNARKYVEEQLGDKVKTTYVESVAEGADAERVIRQLAKSGNDLIFTTSFGYMNPTLKVAKQFPKVKFEHASGYKRAKNVGTYFDRIYEGRYLTGVIAGKMTKSNIIGYVGSFPIPEVVRGIDAFTQGLRSVNPKAVVKVVWVSSWYDPAKEREAAETLILQGADIINQHTDSPGPIQAAQAKGVYAFGYHSDMSLYGKDAHLTAATHNWGPVYLEKVKSVMDGSWASTDFWGGLASGATALAPLNSAIPEDVVKLVEERKQAIIDGKLHPFQGPVKDQSGAIKVPAGEVMSDKDLLSLNWYVEGVEGELPK